From the Natrarchaeobaculum aegyptiacum genome, one window contains:
- a CDS encoding alkaline phosphatase family protein, with translation MSGHTHSAERAFVLGFDGVPWRLIDRWSEAGELPNFDRLREEGAAGPLESTTPPTTPLAWPSIATGVWPDKHGIYGFQNLSRSYSHEMYTSADLECPPLWEQLSPAHVGNVPMTYPPRTIDGTMVTGMMTPSTEQGFTHPSSLEDEIDERVPDYQISLDYPDYADRLDDFEVAVDGMLESRRELMTLQMDHAGDDWELFFFVYTAPDRFQHLIWDEDRILAHYRKLDDVLGEVIEYTDAHDADLYVVSDHGFGPIEELVYVNHVLEREGFLARREEEGARGALASLGISRDRISDALERVGISEERLVSTLPRAVLDSVAEQLPGDHALYDVDFEQTVAFVHEAGNCYVNDTRRFETGVVDPADVPDVKADLVEVFESVTDEDGTQLLSVDDGDELFPTDPESPDLVVNAIDGYESRTAITDEAMGEPGAYVASHRSTGIMLCRGPSIEPGGVLRGARVVDVAPTLLHGIGRPVPRDADGRVLFDAFDADATPSRTKVERADVSRDDRDDEVDDDFSDVENRLKGLGYME, from the coding sequence ATGAGCGGACATACCCACTCGGCAGAGCGAGCGTTCGTCCTCGGATTCGACGGCGTCCCGTGGCGACTGATCGACCGCTGGAGCGAGGCGGGTGAACTCCCGAATTTCGACCGGCTACGCGAGGAGGGCGCTGCGGGCCCGCTCGAGAGTACGACGCCGCCGACGACGCCGCTGGCCTGGCCGTCGATCGCGACCGGCGTCTGGCCGGACAAACACGGCATCTACGGCTTCCAGAACCTCTCTCGATCCTACTCCCACGAGATGTACACGAGCGCGGACCTCGAGTGTCCGCCGCTGTGGGAACAGCTCTCGCCGGCCCACGTCGGCAACGTGCCGATGACCTATCCGCCGCGGACCATCGACGGCACGATGGTCACGGGGATGATGACGCCCTCGACGGAACAGGGGTTCACTCATCCCTCGAGCCTGGAGGACGAGATCGACGAGCGGGTTCCCGACTACCAGATTAGCCTCGATTACCCGGACTACGCCGATCGGCTCGACGACTTCGAGGTCGCCGTCGACGGCATGCTCGAGTCGCGGCGGGAACTCATGACCCTCCAGATGGACCACGCCGGCGACGACTGGGAGCTGTTCTTCTTCGTCTACACCGCCCCCGACCGCTTCCAGCACCTCATCTGGGACGAAGACCGGATCCTCGCCCACTACCGGAAACTCGACGACGTCCTCGGCGAGGTGATCGAGTACACGGACGCCCACGACGCCGACCTCTACGTCGTCTCCGACCACGGTTTCGGCCCGATCGAGGAACTCGTCTACGTGAATCACGTCCTCGAACGGGAGGGCTTTCTCGCGCGCCGGGAAGAGGAAGGCGCTCGTGGCGCACTGGCGAGCCTCGGTATCTCGCGCGATCGGATCTCCGACGCGCTCGAGCGGGTCGGTATTTCCGAGGAACGGCTGGTATCGACGCTCCCACGGGCCGTCCTCGACTCCGTGGCCGAGCAGCTTCCGGGTGATCACGCCCTCTACGACGTCGACTTCGAGCAGACCGTCGCCTTCGTCCACGAGGCAGGCAACTGCTACGTCAACGACACCCGGCGATTCGAGACGGGTGTCGTCGATCCGGCCGACGTCCCCGACGTGAAAGCCGACCTGGTCGAGGTGTTCGAGTCGGTCACCGACGAGGACGGTACGCAACTCCTCTCGGTCGACGACGGCGACGAACTGTTCCCGACGGACCCCGAATCGCCAGATCTGGTCGTGAACGCCATCGACGGCTACGAGTCGCGAACGGCGATCACCGACGAGGCGATGGGCGAACCCGGGGCCTACGTCGCGAGCCACCGCTCGACCGGGATCATGCTCTGTCGGGGCCCCTCGATCGAACCCGGCGGGGTCCTCCGTGGCGCGCGGGTTGTCGACGTCGCGCCGACGCTCCTGCACGGCATCGGCAGACCGGTCCCCAGGGACGCCGACGGCCGGGTCCTCTTCGACGCGTTCGACGCCGACGCGACCCCGTCTCGCACCAAGGTCGAACGCGCGGACGTCTCCCGGGACGACCGCGACGACGAGGTCGACGACGACTTCTCCGACGTCGAGAACCGGCTGAAGGGACTCGGATACATGGAATGA
- a CDS encoding polysaccharide deacetylase family protein has product MVLDGPLEAVVSTVGSVVISLDAELGWGFHDMADPPRDRVEAGRRGWSVCLELFDEFDVPATWAVVGHLMLADCDGQHDGHPAPDGWFARERGAWADREDLRFGSDLVEDLLAADADHEFASHSFSHVLFGRPETDRALARAEIERALEIAEEWGLSIDSFVYPRNDVGHRDVLAEAGISAYRGRSPTRDGVGGIVDTRLRNRSLLVQPVVDEHGLVNVPASLFCYSFEGPRRTVAESIWTDPMVAQARRGIDEATRSDGLFHLWFHPNNLIQPRDDQRLRTILAHLERARERTDLTVETMGAVADRVARGDGVTGQRDPEWAEGRDLSGSDSVRASLE; this is encoded by the coding sequence ATGGTCCTCGACGGACCGCTGGAAGCGGTGGTGAGCACGGTGGGTAGCGTCGTCATCTCGCTCGACGCCGAACTCGGCTGGGGATTTCACGACATGGCCGACCCACCTCGAGACCGCGTCGAGGCAGGCCGCCGCGGCTGGTCCGTCTGCCTCGAGCTGTTCGACGAGTTCGACGTCCCCGCGACCTGGGCCGTCGTCGGCCACCTGATGCTCGCAGACTGTGACGGCCAACACGACGGCCATCCGGCACCCGACGGCTGGTTCGCGCGCGAACGCGGTGCGTGGGCCGACCGCGAGGACCTCCGATTCGGGTCCGACCTCGTCGAGGACCTCCTCGCGGCCGACGCCGACCACGAGTTCGCGAGCCATTCCTTCTCGCACGTCCTCTTCGGCCGACCGGAGACCGATCGCGCGCTCGCTCGCGCGGAGATCGAACGGGCACTCGAGATCGCCGAGGAGTGGGGGCTGTCCATCGACTCGTTCGTCTACCCGCGAAACGACGTCGGTCACCGCGACGTCCTCGCCGAGGCCGGGATCAGCGCCTACCGTGGACGCTCACCGACCCGTGACGGCGTCGGCGGCATCGTCGACACGCGACTGCGAAATCGCTCGTTACTCGTCCAGCCGGTCGTCGACGAGCACGGCCTCGTGAACGTTCCGGCGTCGCTTTTCTGTTACTCCTTCGAGGGACCCCGACGGACGGTCGCCGAATCGATCTGGACCGACCCGATGGTCGCCCAGGCCCGCCGTGGGATCGACGAAGCGACCCGCTCGGACGGTCTCTTCCACCTCTGGTTCCACCCAAACAACCTTATCCAGCCGCGTGACGACCAGCGCCTGCGGACGATTCTCGCACACCTCGAGCGAGCGCGCGAGCGGACCGATCTCACCGTCGAGACCATGGGTGCAGTCGCCGACCGCGTGGCCCGCGGGGACGGGGTTACGGGCCAACGGGACCCGGAGTGGGCGGAAGGACGGGATCTCTCGGGATCTGACTCCGTGCGCGCGTCCCTCGAGTGA
- a CDS encoding rhomboid family intramembrane serine protease — protein sequence MVVSPGQIALPLSVVAVLALVWYLEGRGRWRARLEERFVYGVPWGTVVTVAIVVAFYLFAQGGLRNWSEPVVFPFVTWSYFYPTGQLTAGIAHGSPDHLLSNMAATLAFAPIAEYVWGHYPPGRRDGRTGRTAGSAGDSRGLLARPWVRAVVIVPAAMLATALLTAVFALGPGIGFSGAVYAIAGFAVVVAPLWAVLGVLVATTVNVVLEALRQPVLYATVEAGPPMPPNWAGVGFQAHLLGFLVGVVLAIGLLRYRDQRPSTERVFFATILFGAAQSLWLLVGVLGDDVYARYQAAGVGLMFVLAALVAVAAGGSDRPVLGRLAADVSDRTGRAAQWSIRRLAAIGWVGLLAVTALLGVGAAVALEEPVGPVAVVLVAVTLLLAVPALPSLCRRPSGPLERRQVAVSLLLVVTVLVAFPSVPLNALVVGDAGLEDEVDGTIEVDGYTVAYGENVTVQQGPAIDPGFGLDLEEDDDLGTFETSASGLLVVDADRQLFTVAVNDDLLAHDGNGSAEVGGIGWYEQVTADRSGWDVVGNDSAYAVDLAHDGETVRSFTSEAVSASVRLDGHEVAIEPDAEEFRLLVDRDGSSVGETPIPDENESATVGDLEFVTETIDDGVRLLAVTDDGETEVTVAEREGEQVS from the coding sequence ATGGTCGTCTCTCCAGGACAGATCGCCCTCCCACTCTCGGTCGTGGCCGTCCTCGCCCTCGTCTGGTACCTCGAGGGACGCGGTCGCTGGCGTGCCCGGCTCGAAGAACGATTCGTCTACGGCGTCCCGTGGGGAACGGTGGTCACGGTCGCGATCGTGGTCGCGTTCTACCTGTTCGCACAGGGTGGCTTGCGAAACTGGAGCGAGCCGGTCGTGTTCCCGTTCGTCACGTGGTCGTACTTCTACCCGACCGGGCAACTGACGGCCGGAATCGCCCACGGCTCGCCCGACCACCTGCTGTCGAACATGGCGGCGACGCTCGCGTTCGCGCCGATCGCAGAGTACGTCTGGGGTCACTACCCGCCCGGGCGTCGAGACGGTCGCACGGGTAGAACGGCGGGATCAGCAGGGGACTCTCGAGGGCTGCTCGCCCGACCGTGGGTTCGCGCGGTCGTGATCGTCCCCGCGGCGATGCTCGCGACGGCGCTCCTGACGGCCGTCTTCGCCCTCGGTCCGGGCATCGGCTTCTCCGGGGCCGTCTACGCCATCGCCGGCTTCGCAGTCGTCGTCGCACCGCTCTGGGCAGTGCTGGGCGTCCTCGTGGCCACGACGGTCAACGTGGTCCTCGAGGCGCTGCGCCAGCCGGTCCTCTACGCAACCGTCGAAGCCGGCCCGCCGATGCCGCCGAACTGGGCAGGTGTGGGCTTTCAGGCCCACCTGCTCGGCTTCCTCGTGGGGGTCGTCCTCGCCATCGGGCTGCTCCGGTATCGCGACCAGCGACCCTCGACCGAGCGCGTCTTCTTCGCCACGATCCTCTTCGGGGCGGCCCAGAGCCTCTGGCTGCTCGTGGGCGTCCTCGGCGACGACGTCTACGCTCGATACCAGGCTGCCGGCGTCGGCCTCATGTTCGTCCTCGCCGCGCTGGTCGCGGTGGCCGCAGGCGGGAGCGACCGCCCAGTACTGGGCCGACTCGCCGCGGACGTGAGCGATCGAACGGGACGGGCCGCCCAGTGGTCGATCCGGCGACTCGCGGCCATCGGCTGGGTCGGCCTCCTCGCGGTGACCGCGCTCCTCGGCGTCGGTGCGGCCGTCGCCCTCGAGGAACCGGTCGGCCCGGTCGCGGTCGTCCTCGTCGCCGTCACGCTGTTGCTCGCCGTTCCCGCCCTGCCGTCGCTCTGCCGGCGACCGTCGGGTCCACTCGAGCGCCGACAGGTCGCCGTCTCACTCCTGCTGGTGGTGACGGTGCTCGTCGCGTTCCCGAGCGTTCCCCTCAACGCGCTCGTCGTCGGCGACGCTGGCCTCGAGGACGAAGTCGACGGGACGATCGAGGTCGACGGCTACACTGTTGCCTACGGCGAGAACGTGACCGTCCAGCAAGGGCCGGCGATCGACCCCGGATTCGGCCTCGACCTCGAGGAAGACGACGACCTCGGAACGTTCGAAACCAGCGCGTCCGGGCTGCTCGTCGTCGACGCCGACCGGCAACTGTTCACCGTCGCGGTGAACGACGACCTGCTCGCACACGATGGCAACGGGAGCGCCGAAGTCGGCGGTATCGGCTGGTACGAGCAGGTCACCGCCGATCGCAGTGGCTGGGACGTCGTCGGCAACGACAGCGCTTACGCCGTCGACCTCGCCCACGACGGCGAGACCGTCCGTTCGTTCACCTCCGAGGCCGTGTCGGCGAGCGTCCGACTCGACGGCCACGAGGTCGCCATCGAACCGGATGCCGAGGAGTTCCGCCTGCTGGTCGACCGCGATGGCTCGAGCGTCGGCGAGACGCCGATTCCAGACGAGAACGAATCTGCGACCGTCGGCGACCTCGAGTTCGTCACGGAGACGATCGACGACGGCGTCCGCCTGCTGGCGGTGACAGACGACGGCGAGACCGAGGTGACCGTCGCCGAACGCGAGGGCGAACAGGTGTCGTAG
- a CDS encoding Gfo/Idh/MocA family protein → MLSTRSRRWDDTERLSLGMLGVGNIGTVHLKSALTMDDVDVVAAADAVAANRDRAAEAGVDRTYDDYATLLESESLDAAVVALPPFLHADAVERAAENGVDVFVEKPLARSTEEADRMLEVADDAGIAVGVDHTLRYQPDMQGVRTAYEEGRVGHVPHASMTRLNDGPLGRPPATEEPPAWLLDPDAAGGGALIELGVHCFDVLEWLFGDLRVEAATLDRTLEIPVEDAATVLLRAPETGTSITLHCGSYQWEELPEVNTRLRLEGVTGTISNREYEPSNFYASAAAAAVSNVASRVTGDEPDVYGPTFYLQAHHAALADFCGAIREGESPPVDGAVGRRTLELVEHATELAAEDDRELAEPQEAEVST, encoded by the coding sequence ATGCTCAGTACACGGAGCCGTCGATGGGACGATACCGAGCGCCTCTCCCTCGGGATGCTCGGGGTCGGTAACATCGGCACGGTCCACCTGAAGTCGGCGCTCACGATGGACGACGTCGACGTGGTCGCCGCCGCGGACGCGGTCGCTGCAAACCGTGACCGCGCCGCCGAGGCCGGCGTCGATCGAACGTACGACGACTACGCGACGCTGCTCGAGTCGGAATCGCTCGACGCGGCGGTCGTCGCGCTCCCACCCTTCCTCCACGCCGACGCGGTCGAACGCGCCGCCGAGAACGGCGTCGACGTCTTCGTCGAGAAACCGCTCGCCCGGTCGACCGAGGAGGCCGATCGGATGCTCGAGGTTGCAGACGACGCCGGAATCGCCGTCGGCGTCGATCACACCCTTCGCTACCAGCCGGATATGCAGGGCGTCAGGACCGCCTACGAGGAGGGTCGGGTCGGCCACGTCCCCCACGCGTCGATGACCCGGCTGAACGACGGGCCGCTCGGCCGTCCACCGGCGACCGAGGAACCGCCCGCGTGGCTACTCGACCCCGACGCGGCCGGCGGCGGTGCGCTAATCGAACTCGGCGTTCACTGCTTCGACGTCCTCGAGTGGCTCTTTGGCGACCTCAGGGTCGAGGCCGCGACGCTCGATCGGACCCTCGAGATTCCCGTCGAGGACGCCGCGACGGTCCTCCTGCGAGCCCCCGAAACGGGAACGTCGATCACCCTCCACTGTGGTTCCTACCAGTGGGAGGAGTTGCCCGAGGTGAACACGCGACTTCGACTCGAGGGCGTGACGGGGACGATCAGCAACCGCGAGTACGAGCCGTCGAACTTCTACGCGAGCGCGGCCGCCGCCGCGGTCTCGAACGTCGCCAGCCGCGTGACGGGCGACGAGCCGGACGTCTACGGGCCGACGTTCTACCTGCAGGCCCACCACGCGGCGCTCGCGGACTTCTGTGGCGCGATCCGCGAGGGCGAGTCGCCACCGGTCGACGGTGCCGTGGGGCGACGGACGCTCGAGCTGGTCGAGCACGCGACCGAACTGGCGGCCGAGGACGATCGTGAACTGGCCGAGCCGCAGGAAGCGGAGGTGTCGACGTGA
- a CDS encoding DUF362 domain-containing protein, producing the protein MSANVNGDERGSGDVVRTVGVPRERQRSNSGTSPGPARGWLPDVDRRLDRLESPVETLLEPELESGTVVPFESGSSDVSLASADRIIVVPDAHYPFHPSTGVVTDPALVGAVASLLAFETDADVAVGLGGGDALVDTDRIASYLGYRSLLERLDADLVDLDDEPRTQVTPTLADRPVPLWLPERLLEGRVVVVPSLRPTEDGPIAGGMRTLGAIADGPENPPLAAVAATRAVDPVTCVLDAVVAYGDGPYAADALLAGPTRAVDALGSSLLERTLADDWIFSRAYDNNKITVTVDQRTIDDASAATVDLDALQTALGGGALPPSGETNPAVSAAYGVYAAVSGDAVPPQMEGSR; encoded by the coding sequence GTGAGCGCGAACGTGAACGGTGACGAGCGCGGGAGCGGCGACGTGGTCCGGACGGTCGGCGTCCCCCGGGAACGCCAGCGATCCAACTCCGGAACCAGTCCCGGCCCGGCACGGGGCTGGCTTCCGGACGTCGATCGGCGGCTCGATCGCCTCGAGTCGCCCGTCGAGACGCTTCTCGAGCCCGAACTCGAGTCTGGCACGGTCGTCCCGTTCGAATCGGGCTCCAGCGACGTCTCGCTCGCGTCGGCCGACCGGATCATCGTCGTCCCCGACGCCCACTACCCGTTCCATCCCTCGACCGGCGTCGTGACCGATCCGGCGCTCGTCGGCGCGGTCGCGAGCCTGCTCGCTTTCGAGACCGACGCTGACGTCGCCGTCGGGCTCGGTGGTGGCGACGCGCTCGTCGACACCGACCGGATCGCCTCGTATCTGGGCTACCGCTCGCTGCTCGAGCGGCTGGACGCCGACCTGGTGGACCTCGACGACGAACCGCGGACGCAGGTGACGCCCACGCTCGCGGATCGACCGGTCCCGCTGTGGCTCCCCGAGCGCCTGCTCGAGGGGCGGGTGGTCGTCGTGCCGTCGCTCCGACCCACGGAAGACGGCCCGATCGCCGGCGGGATGCGAACCCTCGGGGCCATCGCGGACGGGCCGGAGAACCCGCCACTGGCCGCCGTGGCCGCGACCCGGGCCGTCGACCCCGTGACGTGCGTCCTCGACGCCGTGGTGGCCTACGGTGACGGCCCGTACGCGGCCGATGCGCTGCTCGCCGGACCGACGCGGGCCGTCGACGCACTCGGGAGTTCGCTACTCGAGCGCACGCTCGCGGACGACTGGATCTTCTCGCGCGCGTACGACAACAATAAAATAACAGTCACAGTGGACCAGCGAACGATCGACGACGCCAGCGCAGCCACCGTCGACCTCGACGCGCTCCAGACGGCTCTCGGCGGCGGCGCGTTACCCCCGTCGGGCGAGACGAACCCGGCCGTCTCCGCGGCCTACGGCGTCTACGCGGCAGTCAGCGGGGACGCCGTTCCGCCACAGATGGAGGGATCGAGATGA
- a CDS encoding NAD-dependent epimerase/dehydratase family protein, translated as MTRSAAVTGATGFLGSRLCDRLAAEGWDVRALSRPTSDRSGIDHQGDLEWVVGDVFDRQALGDLVDGADVVFHLAGIGLWSADPATVEQVNREGTRNVLEVCRDSDVGRVVFTSTAGTLRATDGDLADETDVAEPIGAYQRSKATAERLVDAYAEADGDAVTVHPTSIFGPGDEGFTMQLLAMGLEPTMPATLPGGASIVGVDDVVAGLLAAADHGTCGEHYLLGGENLTYDEAAARIADYVGGTAAPIQVPAAAIRAAGPVAEGVSAVTGQQVFPFTRGMADLATKRLFYTSRKAHEELGYEYQPLEAHVPDALEWYRSQ; from the coding sequence ATGACCCGGTCGGCCGCCGTCACGGGAGCGACCGGCTTCCTCGGCTCCCGGCTCTGTGACCGCCTCGCAGCCGAGGGTTGGGACGTGCGGGCGCTCAGTCGCCCCACCTCGGACCGCAGCGGGATCGACCACCAGGGCGACCTCGAGTGGGTCGTCGGCGACGTCTTCGACCGGCAGGCTCTCGGGGACCTCGTCGACGGCGCGGACGTGGTCTTTCACCTCGCGGGGATCGGCCTCTGGAGTGCGGACCCGGCGACCGTCGAGCAGGTCAACCGCGAGGGGACCCGGAACGTCCTCGAGGTCTGCCGGGACAGCGACGTCGGTCGGGTGGTCTTCACGAGCACCGCGGGGACGCTCCGGGCGACCGACGGCGACCTCGCGGACGAGACCGACGTCGCCGAACCCATCGGGGCGTACCAGCGCTCGAAGGCAACCGCCGAGCGACTGGTCGACGCCTACGCGGAGGCCGACGGCGACGCAGTTACCGTCCATCCCACCTCGATCTTCGGCCCCGGAGACGAGGGGTTCACGATGCAACTGCTCGCGATGGGTCTCGAGCCAACGATGCCGGCGACCCTGCCCGGCGGGGCGAGCATCGTCGGCGTCGACGACGTGGTCGCCGGGTTGCTCGCGGCGGCCGACCACGGGACCTGCGGTGAGCACTACCTGCTTGGGGGCGAGAACCTCACCTACGACGAGGCCGCCGCCCGGATCGCCGACTACGTCGGCGGGACCGCTGCCCCGATCCAGGTGCCCGCGGCTGCCATCCGCGCTGCCGGCCCCGTCGCCGAGGGCGTCAGCGCCGTCACGGGCCAGCAGGTGTTTCCCTTCACCCGCGGGATGGCCGACCTCGCGACGAAGCGACTGTTCTACACCTCGCGGAAGGCCCACGAGGAACTGGGCTACGAATACCAGCCGCTCGAGGCGCACGTTCCCGACGCGCTCGAGTGGTACCGGTCGCAGTGA
- a CDS encoding DUF354 domain-containing protein: protein MRILVFTNTPAHVHLYRHAVARLEERGHEVCVLGREAGCTTDLLEFYGMPYRTYGEHVPETASRLEFGTALASQFARIARATLEFQPDVVFGRGPYAAAAGTLARAPTVLVLDDEPTDFNHTISRPFADTILSPSVTRRDLGDAHYTFDGFVECASLHPEVFDPDSTVHEYLGIDADEPYAILRFNALEALHDAGLEGFTPSQRRDLIDRLGERLTVFVSDEGGTLDLADLPARPYDLHPALIHDAMAGASLLVADTGTMVTEAGLLGTPALRYRGTDDHVYGEFQELERQGLVEQFDTYAEVRDRALALAGDGTAADRWQRRREAYVTDLVNLTNLLVDVAEARGSVDRLDPSSRRVVRPRSVVSR, encoded by the coding sequence ATGCGGATTCTGGTCTTCACGAACACGCCGGCGCACGTCCACCTGTACCGTCACGCCGTCGCCAGGCTCGAGGAACGGGGACACGAGGTGTGCGTTCTGGGGCGCGAGGCCGGCTGCACTACGGACTTGCTCGAGTTCTACGGCATGCCGTACCGGACGTACGGCGAGCACGTTCCGGAGACGGCCTCGCGACTCGAGTTCGGGACGGCGCTGGCCAGTCAGTTCGCCCGGATCGCGCGGGCGACCCTCGAGTTCCAGCCGGACGTCGTCTTCGGCCGGGGTCCCTACGCCGCCGCGGCGGGCACGCTCGCGCGGGCACCGACCGTGCTCGTCCTCGACGACGAACCGACGGATTTCAACCATACCATCTCGCGGCCCTTCGCCGACACCATCCTCTCGCCGTCGGTCACTCGCCGAGACCTCGGCGACGCCCACTACACGTTCGACGGCTTCGTCGAGTGTGCGTCGCTCCACCCCGAGGTGTTCGATCCCGATTCTACCGTCCACGAGTACCTCGGCATCGACGCCGACGAACCGTACGCCATCCTCCGGTTCAACGCGCTCGAGGCGCTCCACGACGCCGGGCTCGAGGGGTTCACGCCGTCCCAGCGCCGTGACCTGATCGACCGGCTCGGCGAGCGCCTGACGGTGTTCGTCTCCGACGAGGGTGGGACCCTCGACCTCGCTGACCTCCCGGCCCGACCGTACGACCTGCACCCGGCGCTGATCCACGACGCGATGGCCGGCGCGTCGCTGCTGGTCGCCGACACCGGCACGATGGTCACCGAGGCTGGCCTCCTCGGGACGCCTGCGCTCCGCTACCGCGGCACAGATGACCACGTCTACGGCGAGTTTCAGGAACTCGAGCGGCAGGGCCTCGTCGAGCAGTTCGACACCTACGCCGAGGTCCGGGATCGAGCGCTCGCACTCGCTGGTGACGGGACGGCCGCTGACCGCTGGCAGCGCCGTCGCGAGGCGTACGTGACCGACCTGGTGAACCTGACCAACCTGCTGGTCGACGTCGCGGAGGCTCGCGGGTCGGTCGACCGGCTCGACCCCTCGAGTCGCAGGGTGGTCAGGCCGCGGTCGGTAGTCTCACGCTGA
- a CDS encoding ATP-grasp domain-containing protein, with amino-acid sequence MTIDEPRVGILTGERYPDLFDDGKAIAATLEDRGVRADPIVWSAAGDLDAYDAVLVRSCWDYHTDPTAFREFLTTLERSDPDVYNPPSVMRWNAHKSYYRDLEAAGVPIPPSVCVEAGTDVALESILRQRGWTEAVVKPAVGASSTGVWRTSLDDVADDQSRFEAACADRDVVVQQFAPEIERGERSIVFVRGEYSHAWNDPTKPDDFSDFEEADDSYEPHDDLRSTARSVLETACDRLECAPSDLSYARVDYVERDGRLLLMELELIEPYLGLVREDGALERFVDAFESLALTDLESVQAITDD; translated from the coding sequence ATGACGATCGACGAGCCTCGCGTGGGAATTCTCACCGGTGAGCGGTACCCCGACCTCTTCGACGACGGGAAGGCGATTGCCGCTACACTCGAGGATCGTGGCGTTCGCGCCGACCCCATCGTCTGGTCAGCCGCCGGAGATCTCGACGCCTACGATGCCGTTCTGGTTCGCTCCTGCTGGGACTACCACACCGATCCGACCGCATTCCGGGAGTTCCTGACGACTCTCGAGCGGTCGGATCCAGACGTCTACAACCCTCCGTCGGTGATGCGGTGGAACGCCCACAAGTCCTACTACCGCGACCTCGAGGCAGCAGGCGTCCCGATCCCGCCGTCGGTTTGCGTCGAGGCAGGAACCGACGTCGCTCTCGAGTCGATCCTGCGGCAGCGGGGGTGGACGGAGGCGGTGGTAAAACCCGCAGTCGGGGCGAGTTCCACGGGCGTCTGGCGGACCAGTCTCGACGACGTGGCCGACGACCAGTCACGGTTCGAGGCCGCCTGTGCCGACCGCGACGTGGTGGTCCAGCAGTTCGCTCCGGAGATCGAGCGTGGGGAACGCTCGATCGTGTTCGTTCGCGGGGAGTACAGCCACGCCTGGAACGATCCGACGAAACCGGACGACTTCAGCGACTTCGAGGAGGCTGACGACTCCTACGAACCACACGACGACCTGCGATCGACCGCCCGGTCTGTCCTCGAGACGGCCTGTGACCGGCTCGAGTGTGCTCCGTCCGACCTTTCCTACGCTCGCGTCGACTACGTCGAGCGCGACGGTCGGCTTCTCCTCATGGAACTGGAACTCATCGAACCCTATCTCGGGCTCGTGAGGGAGGACGGCGCACTCGAGCGGTTCGTCGACGCGTTCGAATCACTCGCGCTGACTGACCTCGAGAGTGTCCAAGCGATCACTGACGACTGA
- the nikB gene encoding nickel ABC transporter permease gives MLRGFATRLGSLTVVLAGVSLLTYGLIYLTPGDPAYTVLHERRGSPPSEAEVAAFRTEHGLDEPFLSQYLTWLGNVLRGDLGTSYTRSEPVTAILLQHLPNTVELALAAMAVSLALAIPVGVVSAVHQDTWIDRASQLTALLGVSMPNFWLGYLLILAVALHLGLTPAAGSGTLAHLVLPAITLGTGLAAIVVRLVRTSMLEVLEAEYVDTARSKGVRERLVVYKHALRNALIPVVTIVGLQFGFVLSGAVVVEVVFQRPGLGTVLVDAVFARDYPVVQGVVLLTAVAFVLTNQLVDLAYVALDPRIDRGERT, from the coding sequence ATGCTCCGAGGGTTCGCCACACGATTGGGGTCGCTGACGGTCGTGCTGGCCGGCGTTTCGTTGCTCACCTACGGGCTCATCTATCTCACCCCCGGTGACCCGGCGTACACGGTCCTCCACGAGCGACGCGGGAGTCCGCCCTCGGAGGCCGAGGTCGCCGCTTTCCGGACCGAACACGGCCTCGACGAACCGTTCCTGAGCCAGTATCTCACCTGGCTGGGGAACGTACTCCGGGGTGATCTCGGGACCTCCTACACCCGATCGGAGCCGGTGACGGCGATTCTCCTGCAGCACCTCCCGAACACCGTCGAACTCGCCCTCGCGGCGATGGCAGTCTCGCTCGCGCTGGCGATCCCTGTCGGTGTCGTCAGTGCCGTCCATCAGGACACCTGGATCGATCGGGCGAGCCAGCTGACCGCGTTACTCGGCGTCTCTATGCCCAACTTCTGGCTCGGCTACCTGTTGATCCTCGCCGTCGCGCTCCACCTCGGACTCACGCCGGCCGCCGGATCCGGCACGCTCGCACACCTGGTGCTTCCAGCGATCACTCTCGGCACCGGCCTGGCAGCGATCGTCGTTCGACTCGTCCGCACCTCGATGCTCGAGGTACTCGAGGCCGAGTACGTCGACACCGCTCGTTCGAAGGGCGTCCGGGAGCGACTCGTGGTGTACAAACACGCCCTGCGAAACGCCCTGATTCCGGTCGTGACGATCGTCGGCCTCCAGTTCGGGTTCGTCCTGAGCGGGGCGGTCGTCGTCGAGGTCGTCTTCCAGCGGCCGGGACTCGGGACCGTCCTCGTCGACGCCGTCTTCGCCCGGGATTACCCGGTCGTTCAGGGCGTCGTCCTCCTGACGGCGGTCGCGTTCGTGCTCACGAACCAGCTGGTCGATCTCGCCTACGTCGCCCTCGACCCACGAATCGATCGGGGTGAGCGCACGTGA